From a region of the Coffea arabica cultivar ET-39 chromosome 3e, Coffea Arabica ET-39 HiFi, whole genome shotgun sequence genome:
- the LOC140038523 gene encoding uncharacterized protein: MEANNTELKNFVSNQISSILRSLQGDKGILGNPTGSADRTPNHRATGVQNVRHGEFGSSSGREGQHWPMGVPRLDFPKFDGHSPKEWIRKCEKFFQLFRTPEEQRFSTVGEANAVEEFSKLSQSSTVLAYQEKFEELRSIVMIQVPELTESYYIASFLSGLRGEIKSAVKMHRPDTLQAAFEMARWQEHHLELVHKFSRTTLKSTLHSGSYGPTKGTQGVQDPGARQASTSPTDYSKKSNSQQVFRKISPTEFQYRKEHNLCFRCGDKFTPGHNCKSKGIHMMLVEDEEKGETEQTTEEEEVIEYMGNQQEHDVMLTLHAMTGELSSSVIKMQGQYKSRQLTILLDGGSTNCFIRRSVAQLYPETVQKHRPFKVKIADGKELHCDQWIPGMQWDMQGHRFTHDVFVMDLEPYDMILGVDWMKSYSPITFDFKRLNLSFEKGGEQVMLKGDSNNANVRMQQGSTAHKYVRHKIKKALQQSCMVKVRNSQNLKLFPQTDAMITKSPLNQMPNLSKFPHIGTPHVQKNEIDKQVKDMLTSGLIQISHSPFASPTLLVKKKDGSWRLCIDYTQLNNLTIKDKFPIPIIDDLHGARVFSKIDLRSGYHQIRMRPEDIHKTVFRTHSGLYEFLVMPFGLTNAPATFQALMNSVFEPYIRKFVLVFFDDILIYSPDYKTHLHHLSLVLGTLRKHSLYAKMSKCSFGQNQVEYLGHVITSEGVNTDPSKVEAMLSWPTPTCLKALRGFLGLTWYYRRFVKGNGEIAKPLTELLKKDQFAWSAVAESAFQQLKEAMSKSPVLALPDFSKPFLLETDASQLAIGAVLMQQGRPIAYYSQVLGQKNQTRSTYEKELLSLITAV; encoded by the exons ATGGAGGCCAATAATACAGAACTGAAAAACTTTGTGAGTAATCAGATTAGCTCAATTTTGAGGAGTTTGCAAGGCGACAAGGGAATCTTGGGAAATCCCACTGGTTCTGCAGATCGAACTCCTAATCATCGAGCTACTGGAGTTCAAAATGTCAGGCATGGTGAATTTGGCAGTTCATCAGGCAGAGAGGGTCAGCATTGGCCCATGGGGGTTCCCAGGCTGGACTTCCCCAAATTTGACGGCCATAGTCCCAAGGAATGGATCAGGAAGTGTGAAAAGTTCTTCCAACTGTTTCGCACTCCTGAAGAACA GAGGTTCAGCACTGTAGGGGAAGCAAATGCGGTGGAGGAGTTCAGTAAGCTCAGCCAATCATCCACTGTTTTGGCTTATCAGGAGAAGTTTGAAGAGTTGAGGTCCATTGTAATGATCCAGGTGCCAGAACTAACTGAATCTTACTACATTGCTAGCTTCCTAAGTGGATTGAGGGGGGAAATTAAGTCTGCTGTGAAGATGCATAGGCCAGACACTCTACAAGCTGCCTTTGAGATGGCCAGATGGCAGGAGCACCATTTGGAGCTTGTTCACAAGTTCAGCAGGACCACACTCAAGAGTACATTACACTCAGGCTCCTATGGTCCTACCAAGGGAACGCAGGGAGTCCAGGATCCAGGAGCAAGGCAGGCTAGTACTTCGCCAACAGACTACAGCAAGAAGTCCAATTCACAGCAAGTTTTTAGGAAGATCTCTCCTACTGAATTCCAATACAGGAAGGAGCACAACCTATGCTTTAGGTGTGGAGACAAATTTACTCCCGGACACAATTGTAAGAGCAAGGGGATCCACATGATGTTAGTAGAAGATGAGGAAAAAGGTGAGACAGAACAAACAACAGAAGAAGAGGAAGTTATTGAGTACATGGGGAACCAGCAGGAGCATGATGTGATGTTGACCCTGCATGCAATGACAGGGGAATTATCTTCAAGTGTCATCAAAATGCAGGGGCAGTACAAGAGTCGTCAGCTGACAATCCTACTGGATGGAGGAAGTACCAATTGTTTTATCAGGAGATCAGTGGCTCAGTTGTATCCAGAAACTGTGCAGAAACATAGGCCTTTTAAGGTCAAGATTGCTGATGGCAAAGAGTTGCACTGTGACCAGTGGATTCCAGGAATGCAGTGGGACATGCAGGGCCACAGATTTACACATGATGTATTTGTCATGGACCTGGAACCTTATGATATGATCCTTGGGGTTGATTGGATGAAATCCTACAGCCCCATTACCTTTGATTTCAAGAGACTAAACCTGTCTTTTGAAAAGGGAGGAGAGCAAGTGATGTTAAAAGGAGACTCCAACAATGCAAACGTTAGAATGCAGCAAGGCTCAACAGCTCATAAATATGTCAGACATAAGATCAAGAAGGCTCTGCAGCAATCTTGTATGGTGAAGGTTCGCAACTCACAG AACCTAAAACTCTTCCCCCAAACAGATGCCATGATCACCAAATCCCCCTTAAACCAGATGCCAAACCTTTCAAAATTCCCCCATATAGGTACCCCCCATGtacagaaaaatgaaattgacaagcAAGTGAAGGACATGTTAACCTCTGGTCTTATACAAATTAGCCACAGCCCCTTTGCATCACCTACTCTCTtagttaaaaagaaagatgggagcTGGAGGCTTTGTATTGATTATACACAACTGAACAACCTTACCATCAAAGATAAATTTCCAATCCCTATTATAGATGACTTACATGGAGCCAGGGTATTCTCTAAAATTGATCTGAGATCAGGCTATCACCAAATCAGAATGAGACCTGAGGACATCCATAAAACTGTTTTTAGAACTCATTCTGGACTTTATGAATTCCTTGTAATGCCATTTGGCCTGACAAATGCCCCCGCCACCTTTCAAGCACTAATGAACTCAGTTTTTGAACCTTACATCAGAAAATTTGTCCTTGTGttctttgatgacattctgatCTATAGTCCAGATTATAAAACTCACTTACACCACTTATCCTTAGTATTAGGAACCTTGAGAAAACACTCCCTGTATGCAAAGATGTCTAAATGTTCTTTTGGTCAAAACCAAGTGGAGTATCTGGGACATGTTATTACTAGTGAAGGTGTGAATACTGACCCATCCAAGGTGGAGGCTATGCTGTCCTGGCCAACTCCTACTTGTTTGAAGGCCCTCAGAGGATTTTTGGGCCTAACATGGTATTATAGGAGGTTTGTTAAGGGGAATGGAGAAATTGCTAAGCCCCTCACTGAGTTACTGAAGAAAGATCAATTTGCTTGGAGTGCTGTTGCAGAATCTGCATTTCAACAGTTGAAGGAGGCCATGAGTAAATCTCCAGTATTAGCATTACCTGACTTCTCAAAACCATTCCTATTGGAAACTGATGCTAGTCAGTTAGCTATTGGGGCTGTTCTGATGCAACAAGGGAGACCTATAGCTTACTACAGTCAAGTGTTGGGCCAGAAGAACCAGACCAGATCCACCTATGAAAAAGAACTCCTATCACTCATCACAGCAGTTTAA
- the LOC113736845 gene encoding endochitinase EP3-like: MKSFPTIIFSIVVLVGAFPQLISSQNCGCAPDLCCSKFGYCGTGNDYCGSGCQSGPCTAAPSSGNSGASVAEIVTDAFFNGIADKAASSCAGKGFYTRSAFLEALNSYPQFGTVGSVDDSKREIAAFFAHVTHETGHLCYIEEIDGPSKDYCDESNTQYPCVPGKGYYGRGPIQISWNFNYGPAGESIGFNGLSQPETVATDNVISFKTALWYWMNHCHDLITSGQGFGATIRAINGGLECDGANPNTVSARVEYYTEYCNQLGVDPGDNLRC; encoded by the exons ATGAAgagttttccaaccatcattTTCTCCATTGTAGTTCTTGTAGGAGCCTTTCCACAGCTGATTTCAAGCCAAAACTGCGGCTGTGCACCAGACTTGTGCTGCAGCAAATTCGGCTATTGCGGTACCGGCAACGACTACTGTGGCTCTGGCTGTCAATCCGGCCCTTGCACGGCAGCTCCGAGCAGTGGTAATAGTGGTGCTTCAGTTGCTGAAATTGTGACGGACGCTTTCTTTAATGGGATTGCTGATAAAGCTGCTTCAAGCTGTGCTGGAAAAGGGTTCTATACTCGATCAGCTTTTCTTGAAGCTCTGAACTCGTATCCCCAGTTTGGAACCGTTGGTTCTGTTGATGATTCTAAAAGGGAGATTGCTGCTTTCTTTGCTCATGTCACTCATGAGACTGGAC ATTTGTGCTACATAGAAGAGATAGACGGCCCCTCCAAAGATTACTGTGATGAGAGCAACACTCAGTACCCATGTGTGCCAGGCAAGGGATATTACGGCAGGGGTCCAATACAAATATCATGGAACTTTAACTATGGACCAGCAGGTGAAAGCATTGGATTCAATGGACTCAGCCAACCTGAAACTGTGGCCACAGATAATGTTATTTCATTCAAAACTGCCTTGTGGTATTGGATGAACCATTGTCATGATCTTATCACTTCTGGCCAGGGTTTTGGAGCTACAATTCGTGCCATTAATGGTGGGCTTGAATGTGATGGTGCAAATCCAAACACAGTTAGTGCTCGAGTTGAGTATTATACTGAATATTGTAACCAGTTGGGTGTTGATCCCGGTGATAATCTCAGATGCTAG